In Kitasatospora gansuensis, a genomic segment contains:
- the pyrE gene encoding orotate phosphoribosyltransferase, whose protein sequence is MSNDRDALLAQIKDKAVVHGKVTLSSGLEADYYVDLRRITLDAEAAPLVGKVMLDAAAELDFDAVGGLTLGADPVAAAMLHAAAARGRKLDAFVVRKEGKAHGLQRRIEGPDVKGRRVLAVEDTSTTGGSVLTAVEALREAGAEVVGVAVIVERGAAPAIEATGLPYITAYTLDDLGL, encoded by the coding sequence ATGAGCAACGACCGCGACGCCCTGCTGGCGCAGATCAAGGACAAGGCCGTCGTGCACGGCAAGGTCACCCTCTCCTCCGGGCTGGAGGCCGACTACTACGTCGACCTGCGCCGCATCACGCTGGACGCCGAGGCGGCGCCGCTGGTCGGCAAGGTCATGCTGGACGCCGCCGCCGAGCTGGACTTCGACGCGGTCGGCGGCCTGACCCTGGGCGCCGACCCGGTGGCGGCCGCGATGCTGCACGCCGCCGCCGCGCGCGGGCGGAAGCTGGACGCCTTCGTGGTCCGCAAGGAGGGCAAGGCGCACGGCCTGCAGCGCCGGATCGAGGGCCCGGACGTGAAGGGCCGCCGGGTGCTGGCGGTCGAGGACACCTCGACCACCGGCGGCTCGGTGCTCACCGCGGTCGAGGCGCTCCGCGAGGCGGGCGCCGAGGTGGTCGGTGTCGCGGTGATCGTCGAGCGCGGTGCCGCCCCGGCGATCGAGGCCACCGGTCTGCCGTACATCACCGCCTACACCCTGGACGACCTCGGTCTCTGA
- a CDS encoding DUF2617 family protein, with the protein MLTTLQTSYTDTRAGDLAWCLGGSPLPALAVRDLRLDRLGTDRLSGGTLQLRLLGASHQVILAAGPGECLETVACLPGRRTPLPARVAEQVGGWEYEFAARIEELPPHVFAARAQELLALVEGHPSALAGVFPGDPSAFTALVASGDERRVNWRTWHAYPQEGRLVCTRSSLTVFGSQSEPDPSGGSPC; encoded by the coding sequence ATGCTCACCACACTGCAGACCTCCTACACGGACACCCGGGCCGGGGACCTGGCCTGGTGCCTGGGCGGCAGTCCGCTGCCCGCGCTCGCGGTGCGCGACCTGAGACTCGACCGCCTCGGCACCGACCGGCTCTCCGGCGGGACACTGCAGCTCAGACTGCTCGGCGCCTCCCACCAGGTGATCCTGGCGGCCGGCCCCGGCGAGTGCCTGGAGACCGTGGCCTGCCTGCCCGGCCGCCGCACCCCGCTGCCCGCCCGGGTGGCCGAGCAGGTCGGCGGCTGGGAGTACGAGTTCGCGGCCCGGATCGAGGAGCTGCCGCCGCACGTCTTCGCCGCCCGCGCGCAGGAGCTGCTGGCGCTGGTCGAGGGCCATCCGAGCGCGCTGGCCGGGGTGTTCCCGGGCGACCCGAGCGCCTTCACCGCGCTGGTCGCCAGCGGGGACGAGCGCCGGGTGAACTGGCGGACCTGGCACGCCTACCCGCAGGAGGGCCGGCTGGTCTGCACCCGGTCCTCACTGACGGTCTTCGGAAGTCAGTCCGAGCCGGACCCGAGTGGCGGTAGCCCGTGTTGA
- a CDS encoding spermine/spermidine synthase domain-containing protein, whose protein sequence is MINHPAGPPVQPSTEDPAGLAGIGARAVRARGPGGGRDRRRPGRGRARPARLLVLLAAFVCAACGLVYELELVALGGHLIGDPMTQTSVVLSVMVFAMGVGSLSAKRLTRRPATSFALVECALALTGGLSVLLLYSAWAWLDRYGATMAGVVGTTFVIGVLIGAEIPLLMTLIQRIRREDAGRAAADLFAADYVGALVGGLAFPFLLLPLLGQTTGALLTGAVNAVAGAAVVLWLFRDEPSPRNRLLLWAGCGLVLVLLAVAAAFTGVIERAARNALYGAQVRLAIQSRHQEIVLAGSTGEGEPEARVPPQRAPLELYLNGRLTLCGPDEYREHEALVHPALGTGPVGRVLLLGGGDGMALREVLGRAGVRDVTVVELDPAVPELVRRDAALSALSRRSLEDARVRLVTAEPLHWLRGAGSYDVVLSTLRGLPYDSREFYGLAARALAPGGRLAVRTDDVWATEATVRAVGLQTVPYAAADGPRSCQAGPRELETFVLAARTPPRLTLAAPTRSLTTESLLGAADRLAARRPERVPEPRSLLD, encoded by the coding sequence GTGATCAACCATCCGGCGGGCCCGCCCGTCCAGCCGAGCACCGAGGACCCGGCCGGGCTGGCCGGGATCGGGGCCCGCGCGGTCCGGGCCCGGGGCCCCGGCGGCGGCCGCGACCGCCGCCGGCCGGGCCGGGGCCGGGCCCGCCCGGCCCGGCTGCTGGTGCTGCTCGCGGCCTTCGTCTGCGCGGCCTGCGGTCTGGTGTACGAACTCGAACTGGTGGCCCTGGGTGGACATCTGATCGGTGATCCGATGACCCAGACCTCGGTGGTGCTCTCCGTGATGGTGTTCGCGATGGGTGTCGGCTCGCTCTCCGCCAAGCGGCTCACCCGCCGCCCCGCCACCTCCTTCGCGCTGGTCGAGTGCGCGCTCGCGCTGACCGGCGGGCTCTCCGTGCTGCTGCTCTACTCGGCCTGGGCCTGGCTGGACCGGTACGGCGCCACGATGGCCGGGGTGGTCGGCACCACCTTCGTGATCGGGGTGCTGATCGGCGCCGAGATCCCGCTGCTGATGACCCTGATCCAGCGGATCCGCCGGGAAGACGCGGGCCGGGCCGCCGCCGACCTGTTCGCCGCCGACTACGTCGGCGCGCTGGTCGGCGGGCTGGCCTTCCCGTTCCTGCTGCTGCCGCTGCTCGGCCAGACCACCGGGGCGCTGCTGACCGGCGCGGTGAACGCGGTGGCCGGGGCCGCCGTGGTGCTCTGGCTGTTCCGGGACGAGCCCTCGCCCCGGAACCGGCTGCTGCTCTGGGCCGGCTGCGGCCTGGTCCTGGTGCTGCTCGCGGTGGCCGCCGCCTTCACCGGCGTGATCGAACGGGCCGCCAGGAACGCGCTGTACGGCGCCCAGGTCCGGCTGGCGATCCAGAGCAGGCACCAGGAGATCGTGCTCGCCGGGTCCACCGGCGAGGGCGAACCCGAGGCCAGGGTGCCCCCGCAGCGCGCCCCGCTGGAGCTGTACCTGAACGGGCGGCTGACCCTCTGCGGCCCGGACGAGTACCGGGAGCACGAGGCCCTGGTGCACCCCGCGCTCGGCACCGGCCCGGTCGGCCGGGTGCTGCTGCTCGGCGGCGGGGACGGCATGGCGCTCCGCGAGGTGCTCGGCCGGGCCGGGGTCCGGGACGTCACGGTGGTCGAACTCGATCCGGCGGTACCGGAGTTGGTCCGCCGGGACGCGGCCCTGTCGGCGCTCAGCCGGCGCTCGCTGGAGGACGCCAGGGTCCGGCTGGTGACCGCCGAGCCGCTGCACTGGCTGCGCGGCGCGGGCTCGTACGACGTGGTGCTCTCCACCCTGCGCGGACTGCCGTACGACTCCCGGGAGTTCTACGGCCTGGCGGCCCGGGCGCTGGCGCCCGGCGGCCGGCTGGCGGTGCGCACCGACGACGTCTGGGCCACCGAGGCCACCGTCCGGGCGGTCGGCCTGCAGACCGTCCCGTACGCCGCCGCCGACGGCCCCCGGAGCTGCCAGGCCGGGCCCCGCGAGCTGGAGACCTTCGTGCTGGCGGCCCGCACCCCGCCGAGGCTGACGCTGGCCGCCCCGACCCGCTCGCTCACCACCGAGAGCCTGCTCGGCGCCGCCGACCGGCTCGCCGCCCGGCGGCCCGAGCGGGTGCCGGAGCCGCGCAGCCTGCTGGACTGA
- a CDS encoding DedA family protein — protein MDYNQLAVNLLDAKALVASVGAIGILAIIFAETGLLVGFFFPGDSLLILAGVAASSAASSVLGEGAQLSIALLLIGAPVCAVAGAQLGHYFGAKVGPRMFDKPNSKIFRREYVVKAEEYFEKFGPAKAVVLARFIPIVRTFLNPVAGTLEMPARTFFVWNVVGGVLWTESMLLIGYFTGAQLAPVIDKYLIPAMALIILVSVSPIIVEVLRERKKKKAEAVESGEPVVGGRHRKG, from the coding sequence GTGGACTACAACCAGCTCGCCGTCAACCTGCTTGACGCCAAAGCCCTTGTCGCATCGGTGGGTGCGATCGGCATTCTGGCGATCATCTTCGCCGAGACCGGCCTGCTGGTCGGGTTCTTCTTCCCGGGCGACTCGCTGCTGATCCTGGCCGGGGTGGCCGCCTCCTCGGCCGCCTCCTCGGTGCTGGGCGAGGGCGCCCAGCTGTCGATCGCGCTGCTGCTGATCGGCGCGCCGGTCTGCGCCGTCGCGGGGGCCCAGCTCGGGCACTACTTCGGGGCCAAGGTCGGCCCACGGATGTTCGACAAGCCGAACTCGAAGATCTTCCGCCGCGAGTACGTGGTGAAGGCGGAGGAGTACTTCGAGAAGTTCGGCCCGGCCAAGGCCGTGGTGCTGGCCCGCTTCATCCCGATCGTCCGCACCTTCCTGAACCCGGTCGCGGGGACCCTGGAGATGCCGGCCAGGACCTTCTTCGTCTGGAACGTGGTCGGCGGCGTGCTGTGGACCGAGTCGATGCTGCTGATCGGCTACTTCACCGGTGCCCAGCTCGCGCCGGTGATCGACAAGTACCTGATCCCGGCGATGGCGCTGATCATCCTGGTCTCGGTGTCGCCGATCATCGTCGAGGTGCTGCGCGAGCGGAAGAAGAAGAAGGCCGAGGCCGTCGAGAGCGGCGAGCCGGTCGTCGGCGGCCGGCACCGCAAGGGCTGA
- the fbaA gene encoding class II fructose-bisphosphate aldolase: MPIATPEVYNEMLDRAKAGKFAYPAINVTSTQTLHAALRGFAEAESDGIIQISTGGAEFLGGQHNKDMVTGAVALAEFAHIVAAKYDITVALHTDHCPKDKLDGYVRPLLAISAERVKNGQNPLFQSHMWDGSAETLADNLAIGQELLAQAKAAKIILEVEITPTGGEEDGVSHEINDELYTTVNDVVRTAEALGLGEQGRYLLAASFGNVHGVYKPGNVVLKPELLRELQDAIGKQYGKTDPFDFVFHGGSGSSAEEIATALENGVVKMNLDTDTQYAFTRPVADHMFRNYDGVLKVDGEVGKKNTYDPRTWGKLAEAGMAARVLEATQALRSAGTRIK, translated from the coding sequence ATGCCCATCGCAACTCCCGAGGTCTACAACGAGATGCTGGACCGGGCCAAGGCGGGCAAGTTCGCCTACCCGGCGATCAACGTCACCTCGACCCAGACCCTGCACGCCGCGCTGCGCGGCTTCGCCGAGGCCGAGAGCGACGGCATCATCCAGATCTCCACCGGTGGTGCGGAGTTCCTGGGTGGCCAGCACAACAAGGACATGGTGACCGGCGCCGTCGCGCTCGCCGAGTTCGCCCACATCGTGGCCGCCAAGTACGACATCACCGTCGCGCTGCACACCGACCACTGCCCCAAGGACAAGCTGGACGGCTACGTCCGCCCGCTGCTCGCCATCTCCGCCGAGCGCGTGAAGAACGGTCAGAACCCGCTCTTCCAGTCGCACATGTGGGACGGCTCGGCCGAGACCCTGGCCGACAACCTGGCGATCGGCCAGGAGCTGCTGGCCCAGGCCAAGGCCGCGAAGATCATCCTCGAGGTCGAGATCACCCCGACCGGTGGCGAGGAGGACGGTGTCTCGCACGAGATCAACGACGAGCTGTACACCACGGTGAACGACGTGGTCCGCACCGCCGAGGCGCTCGGCCTGGGCGAGCAGGGCCGCTACCTGCTGGCCGCCTCGTTCGGCAACGTGCACGGCGTCTACAAGCCGGGCAACGTCGTGCTCAAGCCGGAGCTGCTGCGCGAGCTGCAGGACGCGATCGGCAAGCAGTACGGCAAGACGGACCCGTTCGACTTCGTCTTCCACGGCGGCTCGGGCTCTTCCGCCGAGGAGATCGCCACCGCGCTGGAGAACGGCGTCGTGAAGATGAACCTCGACACCGACACCCAGTACGCCTTCACCCGCCCGGTCGCGGACCACATGTTCCGCAACTACGACGGTGTGCTGAAGGTCGACGGCGAGGTCGGCAAGAAGAACACCTACGACCCGCGCACCTGGGGCAAGCTGGCCGAGGCCGGCATGGCCGCCCGCGTGCTCGAGGCGACCCAG
- a CDS encoding SRPBCC domain-containing protein: MEHEVVVQLPATVVQQALRDRDLLVRSVPGLSIEAEAAGDELAGRLRLRIGGSTITYKGVLSLIEGREGVLTALAEGQESRGSGEVTATVRLSVQPGADDTSSALHFTADLTATGRLAEFDAVALGTAGRRLLDRFANDLAAEVSGAEPEAATILYLEDHTAGFPGDLDDDLADLIAFADEPTPPTEPAELPEPTRQPAAEDPALEYLTGDLGSAPVRRSIVGRSAEEVDHAPPRGRYAPALPARSARARAATRWSGPEQLPQSDRTALPWMIGGGVALIGGAVVLVRALRKR, from the coding sequence ATGGAGCATGAGGTTGTCGTCCAGCTGCCGGCCACCGTCGTCCAGCAGGCGCTGCGGGACCGGGATCTGCTGGTGCGCAGTGTCCCCGGCCTGAGCATCGAGGCCGAGGCCGCCGGTGACGAGCTGGCCGGGCGGCTGCGGCTGCGGATCGGTGGCTCGACCATCACGTACAAGGGTGTGCTCTCACTGATCGAGGGCCGCGAGGGCGTGCTGACCGCACTGGCCGAGGGTCAGGAGTCCCGGGGCAGCGGCGAGGTGACCGCGACCGTGCGGCTCTCGGTGCAGCCCGGCGCGGACGACACCAGCAGCGCGCTGCACTTCACCGCCGACCTGACCGCCACCGGGCGGCTGGCCGAGTTCGACGCGGTGGCGCTGGGCACGGCGGGTCGCCGTCTGCTGGACCGGTTCGCCAACGACCTGGCGGCCGAGGTGAGCGGCGCCGAACCGGAGGCCGCCACCATCCTCTACCTGGAGGACCACACGGCGGGCTTCCCCGGCGACCTGGACGATGATCTGGCCGACCTGATCGCGTTCGCCGACGAGCCGACCCCGCCGACCGAGCCGGCCGAGCTGCCCGAACCGACCCGGCAGCCGGCCGCCGAGGACCCGGCCCTGGAGTACCTGACCGGCGACCTCGGCAGCGCCCCGGTCCGGCGCAGCATCGTCGGCCGCTCCGCCGAGGAGGTGGACCACGCGCCGCCGCGCGGCCGGTACGCCCCCGCGCTGCCCGCCCGCAGCGCCCGGGCCAGGGCCGCCACCCGCTGGAGCGGCCCGGAGCAGCTGCCGCAGTCCGACCGCACCGCACTGCCGTGGATGATCGGCGGCGGGGTCGCGCTGATCGGCGGCGCGGTAGTGCTGGTCCGCGCCCTGCGAAAGCGCTGA
- a CDS encoding alkyl/aryl-sulfatase, giving the protein MATPSFEDTEDFTDADRGFLEALDPAIVTDASGRVIWDNDAYSFLQKDCPDTANPSLWRQGQLSSRQGLFEVTEGIYQVRGLDLSNMTLVEGDRGVIVIDPLISAETAAAALALYRRNRGDRPVTGLIYTHSHGDHFGGARGVVPHGHEPVPVLAPAGFLEHAASENVYAGTAMTRRAVYMYGAQLPKAPDGQIGCGLGMTTSTGTITLIAPTVDITETGQEEVVDGVRIVFHLTPGTEAPAEMNFHFPQRNALCLAENATHNMHNVLTLRGALVRDARVWAHYLDEAWQLFGEHTDVSFASHHWPTWGRERIGEYLTKQRDLYAYVHDQSLRLLNSGLTGPEIAEQITLPPALEQTWSLRGYYGSLSHNVKAVYQRYMGWYDGNPANLWPHPPAEQAARYVELLGGPDATVTRAREFVTKGDLRFAATLLNHAVFADPEHTGAREALAAVYDRLGHGAENGTWRNFYLTAAMELRGTPATVELETANPELAMALTVDQLIDSLAVRVNGPRAWDTPLTVDWLLTDQRRGWRLTLSNGALTHRSAPAGQPLGAGGADLTLTLTKPQLLGLLAGQQPDGIERSGDPQALARLFAVLDTPDPNFAIVTP; this is encoded by the coding sequence ATGGCGACTCCTTCCTTCGAAGACACCGAGGACTTCACCGACGCGGACCGCGGCTTCCTGGAGGCACTGGACCCCGCGATCGTCACCGACGCGAGCGGCCGGGTGATCTGGGACAACGACGCGTACTCCTTCCTCCAGAAGGACTGCCCGGACACCGCGAACCCCAGCCTCTGGCGACAGGGCCAACTCAGCTCCCGACAGGGCCTGTTCGAGGTCACCGAGGGCATCTACCAGGTGCGCGGCCTGGACCTCTCCAACATGACCCTGGTCGAGGGCGACCGGGGCGTGATCGTGATCGACCCGCTGATCTCCGCCGAGACCGCCGCCGCCGCACTGGCGCTGTACCGCCGCAACCGGGGCGACCGCCCGGTCACCGGCCTGATCTACACCCACTCGCACGGCGACCACTTCGGCGGCGCCCGCGGCGTCGTCCCGCACGGCCACGAACCGGTACCGGTGCTCGCCCCGGCCGGCTTCCTGGAGCACGCGGCCAGCGAGAACGTGTACGCGGGCACCGCGATGACCCGGCGGGCCGTCTACATGTACGGCGCCCAGCTGCCCAAGGCCCCCGACGGCCAGATCGGCTGCGGGCTCGGGATGACCACCTCCACCGGCACCATCACGCTGATCGCGCCCACCGTGGACATCACCGAGACCGGCCAGGAGGAGGTGGTGGACGGCGTCCGGATCGTCTTCCACCTCACCCCGGGCACCGAGGCGCCGGCCGAGATGAACTTCCACTTCCCCCAGCGCAACGCCCTCTGCCTGGCCGAGAACGCCACCCACAACATGCACAACGTGCTGACCCTGCGCGGCGCGCTGGTCCGGGACGCCCGGGTCTGGGCGCACTACCTGGACGAGGCCTGGCAGCTGTTCGGCGAGCACACCGACGTCTCGTTCGCCTCGCACCACTGGCCGACCTGGGGCCGGGAGCGGATCGGCGAGTACCTGACCAAGCAGCGCGACCTCTACGCCTACGTGCACGACCAGAGCCTGCGCCTGCTGAACAGCGGACTGACCGGCCCGGAGATCGCCGAGCAGATCACCCTGCCGCCCGCCCTGGAGCAGACCTGGTCGCTGCGCGGCTACTACGGTTCGCTCAGCCACAACGTGAAGGCGGTCTACCAGCGCTACATGGGCTGGTACGACGGCAACCCGGCCAACCTCTGGCCGCACCCGCCGGCCGAGCAAGCCGCCCGGTACGTCGAGCTGCTCGGCGGCCCGGACGCGACGGTGACCAGGGCGCGGGAGTTCGTGACGAAGGGCGACCTCAGGTTCGCCGCCACCCTGCTCAACCACGCGGTCTTCGCCGACCCGGAGCACACCGGGGCGCGCGAGGCGCTGGCCGCCGTCTACGACCGGCTCGGCCACGGCGCCGAGAACGGCACCTGGCGGAACTTCTACCTGACCGCCGCGATGGAACTGCGCGGCACCCCCGCCACGGTGGAGCTGGAGACCGCCAACCCCGAGCTGGCGATGGCCCTGACGGTCGATCAGCTGATCGACTCGCTGGCGGTCCGGGTGAACGGACCGCGCGCCTGGGACACCCCGCTCACCGTCGACTGGCTGCTCACCGACCAGCGGCGCGGTTGGCGGCTCACCCTCTCCAACGGTGCGCTGACCCACCGCAGCGCCCCGGCCGGACAGCCGCTCGGCGCGGGCGGCGCCGACCTGACGCTGACCCTGACCAAGCCCCAGCTGCTCGGCCTGCTGGCCGGGCAGCAGCCGGACGGGATCGAGCGGTCCGGCGACCCGCAGGCGCTGGCCCGGCTGTTCGCCGTGCTCGACACCCCGGACCCGAACTTCGCGATCGTCACGCCGTAG
- a CDS encoding pyridoxal phosphate-dependent aminotransferase — protein sequence MGTRPLLNRRLAGMGSTIFAEMSALAVATGSINLGQGFPDTDGPREIAEAAANAVLTGRGNQYPPGPGIPELRAAVTEHQQHWYGLSYDPDTEVLITAGATEAIAAALLALLEPGDEVIAMEPFYDSYAACIAMAGATRVPLTLRAPGFRPDLDELRALITPRTRLLLINTPHNPTGTVLTPEELRGIAELACEHDLLVITDEVYEHLVFAGAHHPLAALPGMRERTVSISSAGKTFSFTGWKVGWVTGAPELVAAVRTAKQYLTFVSAGPFQYAVADALRLPDSYFDTLRADHLRKRDLLAEGLAAAGFEVFRPEGTYFITTDITPLGETDGLEFCRKLPERCGVVAIPNVVFYDNTEAGRSQVRWAFCKRDDVLAEAVTRLRRL from the coding sequence ATGGGTACGAGGCCGCTGCTGAACCGCAGGCTGGCGGGCATGGGTTCGACGATCTTCGCGGAGATGTCCGCGCTGGCCGTCGCCACCGGTTCGATCAATCTGGGGCAGGGCTTCCCGGACACCGACGGACCGCGCGAGATCGCCGAGGCGGCCGCCAACGCCGTCCTGACCGGCCGGGGCAACCAGTACCCGCCGGGCCCCGGCATCCCGGAGCTGCGGGCGGCGGTGACCGAGCATCAGCAGCACTGGTACGGGCTGTCGTACGACCCGGACACCGAGGTGCTGATCACCGCCGGGGCGACCGAGGCGATCGCCGCCGCGCTGCTGGCGCTGCTGGAGCCGGGCGACGAGGTGATCGCGATGGAGCCGTTCTACGACTCCTACGCCGCCTGCATCGCGATGGCCGGCGCGACCCGGGTGCCGCTCACCCTGCGGGCGCCCGGCTTCCGCCCCGACCTGGACGAGCTGCGCGCCCTGATCACCCCGCGCACCCGGCTGCTGCTGATCAACACCCCGCACAACCCGACCGGCACCGTGCTGACCCCGGAGGAGCTCCGGGGCATCGCCGAACTCGCCTGTGAGCACGACCTGTTGGTGATCACCGATGAGGTGTACGAGCACCTGGTGTTCGCCGGCGCGCACCACCCGCTGGCCGCCCTCCCCGGCATGCGGGAGCGCACGGTGAGCATCTCCTCGGCCGGCAAGACCTTCTCCTTCACCGGCTGGAAGGTCGGCTGGGTGACCGGCGCCCCGGAGCTGGTGGCCGCGGTGCGGACCGCCAAGCAGTACCTGACCTTCGTCAGCGCGGGCCCGTTCCAGTACGCCGTCGCCGACGCGCTGCGGCTGCCCGACAGCTACTTCGACACCCTGCGGGCCGACCACCTGCGCAAGCGGGACCTGCTGGCCGAGGGCCTGGCGGCGGCCGGCTTCGAGGTGTTCCGGCCGGAGGGCACGTACTTCATCACCACCGACATCACCCCGCTCGGCGAGACCGACGGCCTGGAGTTCTGCCGCAAGCTGCCGGAGCGCTGCGGGGTGGTGGCCATCCCGAACGTGGTGTTCTACGACAACACCGAGGCCGGGCGCAGCCAGGTCCGCTGGGCCTTCTGCAAGCGGGACGACGTGCTGGCCGAGGCGGTGACCCGGCTCCGGCGGCTCTGA